A part of Methanohalobium evestigatum Z-7303 genomic DNA contains:
- a CDS encoding DUF1786 domain-containing protein, whose amino-acid sequence MQILSIDVGTGTQDILLYDTEKGMENSPVMIMPSPTVMVADKIRKATSQGIDIVLTGYIMGGGPSTKAVKDHLKKGLNVYATENAALTIHDNPDKIRSMGVKIIDEHELKSLPENLQRINLQDLTLDAIKNAYYQFGITAPSNFAVAVQDHGYSPESSNRVYRFKHFENAIREGGGIEQFSYKNKDIPPYLTRLVDTSRIIGGTQSVFMDTGPAAIFGSLKDSSSYQPSVVVNIGNGHTLGALVIDNKVVALFEHHTSQLTSYRLQDYIIRLSEGDLAFEEIFNDKGHGCYINRKIGFDNIKSVMVTGPRREMIQNLDEYDKHPKLWDKLHFAAPFGNMMLTGCFGLISAYCYHYG is encoded by the coding sequence ATGCAGATACTTTCAATAGATGTAGGTACTGGTACACAGGACATCCTTTTGTATGATACTGAAAAAGGTATGGAAAACAGCCCTGTAATGATAATGCCGTCTCCTACAGTAATGGTTGCAGATAAAATCCGTAAGGCAACATCACAGGGAATAGATATAGTGCTTACAGGATACATTATGGGTGGAGGTCCTTCCACCAAAGCAGTTAAAGACCATCTGAAAAAGGGATTAAATGTTTATGCTACAGAAAATGCTGCACTAACCATCCATGATAATCCTGATAAAATTCGTTCTATGGGTGTTAAAATAATTGATGAACATGAATTGAAATCACTTCCTGAAAATTTACAGCGTATAAATCTGCAGGATTTGACTTTAGACGCGATAAAAAACGCTTATTATCAGTTTGGTATAACCGCACCGTCAAATTTTGCGGTAGCTGTCCAGGATCATGGATATTCACCCGAATCAAGTAATCGTGTTTACAGGTTTAAACATTTTGAAAACGCGATTCGAGAAGGTGGCGGCATTGAGCAATTTTCCTATAAAAATAAGGATATACCCCCGTACCTGACACGTCTGGTGGATACATCGCGTATAATCGGAGGAACACAATCGGTTTTTATGGATACTGGACCAGCTGCTATTTTTGGTTCGTTAAAAGATTCCAGTTCATATCAACCTTCAGTAGTAGTAAACATAGGAAACGGGCACACACTTGGAGCTCTTGTTATTGATAACAAAGTTGTAGCATTATTTGAACATCATACATCCCAACTAACATCTTACCGATTACAGGATTATATAATAAGGCTTTCAGAGGGCGACCTTGCTTTTGAAGAAATATTTAATGATAAAGGTCATGGATGTTACATAAACAGAAAAATTGGTTTTGATAACATCAAATCTGTGATGGTTACAGGTCCAAGACGGGAAATGATTCAAAATCTGGATGAGTATGATAAACATCCAAAGTTGTGGGATAAATTACATTTTGCTGCACCATTTGGAAACATGATGCTTACCGGATGTTTCGGGTTAATTTCAGCATATTGTTACCATTATGGATGA
- a CDS encoding MogA/MoaB family molybdenum cofactor biosynthesis protein, translating to MNTDSNSSQSHKSETVNTYNFSLITISSSRYYKYGDVTNPEEADDTSGNTIKNILTTNGHKVIHYKLINDDFTAIQNTVNSAVYSNADIVITTGGTGLTSHDVTIEAVQPLFDKEIPGFGELFRFKSLEDIGTSVILTRATAGVVRTKPVFCLPGSNNAVRLAIREIIIPETDHIIKHTKD from the coding sequence ATGAATACAGATTCCAATTCTTCGCAGAGTCACAAAAGTGAAACTGTTAATACATATAATTTTTCTTTAATCACGATATCCAGTTCAAGATATTACAAATATGGAGATGTGACAAATCCAGAAGAAGCTGATGATACATCAGGCAACACCATAAAAAATATATTAACCACAAACGGACATAAGGTTATACATTACAAGCTTATAAATGATGATTTCACTGCTATACAAAATACGGTCAATTCAGCGGTTTACAGTAATGCTGATATTGTGATTACAACAGGTGGTACAGGATTAACTTCACACGATGTTACTATTGAAGCCGTACAGCCACTTTTTGATAAAGAAATTCCCGGATTTGGAGAGCTTTTCAGGTTCAAAAGTTTAGAAGACATCGGCACATCAGTAATACTTACAAGAGCTACAGCCGGTGTTGTCAGAACTAAACCTGTTTTCTGCTTACCAGGGTCTAACAATGCAGTACGTCTGGCTATAAGAGAAATTATTATTCCAGAAACAGACCATATAATCAAACATACGAAAGATTAA
- a CDS encoding YhbY family RNA-binding protein — protein sequence MDKKQLYKLKSEASQLKPVIHIGKSGLTEPVIEELKKQIKANRLVKVKILKSTFESEDTFQFSQKIADATNTTLVDVRGNNVVLYR from the coding sequence ATGGATAAAAAGCAATTATATAAACTAAAATCAGAGGCATCACAACTAAAACCAGTAATTCATATTGGAAAAAGCGGACTGACAGAACCAGTCATTGAAGAGTTGAAAAAACAAATAAAAGCCAACCGGCTTGTTAAAGTTAAAATTTTAAAAAGTACATTCGAAAGTGAAGATACATTCCAATTCTCCCAGAAAATTGCTGATGCTACAAACACTACTCTCGTTGATGTAAGAGGAAACAATGTAGTACTTTACAGATAA
- a CDS encoding DUF190 domain-containing protein: MNSVILRIYMNQSDTYKGKTSHDAVLEYLKDSGIAGATVIHGIEGYGTHNEIHTANVLRLGVDLPVIVEVIDDEEKVRNVIPHLKEMLPGALMTLQDIEIVSDSKNLH, from the coding sequence GTGAATTCGGTAATCCTTCGAATTTATATGAACCAGAGTGATACATACAAGGGTAAAACATCTCATGATGCTGTATTGGAATACTTGAAAGACTCAGGAATTGCTGGAGCTACTGTTATACATGGTATTGAAGGATACGGTACGCATAATGAAATTCATACAGCAAATGTTTTAAGACTGGGGGTTGACCTTCCAGTTATAGTAGAGGTAATTGACGATGAGGAAAAGGTAAGAAATGTAATACCACATCTTAAGGAAATGCTGCCTGGTGCACTTATGACTTTACAGGATATAGAAATAGTATCAGACAGCAAAAACCTACATTAA
- a CDS encoding molybdopterin molybdotransferase MoeA has product MTGFFKERTPVNQARKIFLNAFNSIENTEQVSIDECSGRILSDSVTANRNVPHYRRAAMDGYAVRSSDTVGASPDNPIMLQIDDEEVVEGTCVRVHTGSSIPDGADAVVMVEDTTPVGDMVEILTHVHPNKHVGIIGEDIEKNDTVFTDGHMLRPCDLAVLASLGINNVTVYKKPHVSVIPTGNEVVPRTSSSQLQPGKVVETNGLMTAKYVEKWGGLPEHCDIVSDDPELIISAIQSQLESDIIILCGGTSVGERDHVPDVVKSLGNVLVHGVSMSPGKPIALGMIDNVPVVCLPGYPVAAFIGLFMFARPALRKIGHIPDLPDATVKAELSDKIPSKEGYMTFSRVVVDFGSSTAHPVMTSGAGVLSSVAKSNGLVIVPENIEGYEKGEKVDIFLIE; this is encoded by the coding sequence ATGACCGGATTTTTTAAAGAACGAACACCTGTAAATCAAGCCAGAAAGATATTTTTGAATGCTTTTAATTCAATTGAGAATACAGAACAGGTATCTATTGATGAATGTTCTGGAAGAATATTGTCGGATTCTGTAACAGCAAACAGAAATGTACCTCATTATAGACGTGCGGCAATGGATGGCTACGCTGTCCGTTCTTCAGACACTGTAGGTGCTTCACCAGACAATCCGATAATGTTGCAGATCGATGATGAAGAAGTTGTGGAAGGAACATGTGTGCGGGTTCACACAGGCTCCAGCATACCGGACGGAGCTGATGCGGTTGTAATGGTTGAGGACACTACTCCTGTGGGGGATATGGTTGAAATTCTAACCCATGTCCATCCAAACAAACATGTGGGGATTATTGGAGAAGATATAGAAAAAAACGATACAGTGTTTACTGATGGACACATGTTGAGACCATGTGATTTAGCGGTTCTTGCATCCCTTGGAATAAACAATGTAACAGTATATAAAAAACCGCATGTGTCAGTTATACCAACCGGAAATGAAGTTGTACCAAGAACATCCAGTTCTCAACTTCAACCGGGTAAAGTGGTCGAGACCAATGGTCTTATGACAGCAAAATATGTTGAAAAATGGGGTGGTTTACCTGAACACTGTGACATTGTCTCGGATGATCCTGAGCTTATAATAAGTGCCATTCAATCACAGCTTGAATCGGATATAATAATACTTTGTGGAGGAACTTCAGTAGGAGAAAGAGACCATGTCCCTGATGTAGTGAAATCACTCGGAAATGTGCTTGTTCATGGAGTAAGTATGAGTCCCGGAAAACCGATAGCATTGGGAATGATTGATAATGTTCCCGTAGTTTGTCTTCCGGGTTATCCTGTTGCCGCATTTATAGGTTTGTTTATGTTTGCTCGTCCAGCACTAAGAAAAATAGGACATATTCCAGATTTACCAGATGCAACAGTAAAGGCAGAACTATCGGATAAAATACCTTCAAAAGAGGGGTATATGACTTTTTCAAGAGTTGTAGTAGATTTTGGCAGTTCGACTGCACATCCTGTTATGACCTCTGGTGCAGGAGTTTTGAGTTCAGTTGCAAAATCAAATGGTCTTGTAATAGTTCCAGAAAATATTGAGGGTTATGAAAAAGGAGAGAAAGTGGATATTTTCCTGATTGAGTAA
- a CDS encoding ubiquitin-like small modifier protein 1, with protein MVDVKVKLFANLREYAGVSEVTISGDIVSDILNSLGQQYPQLKELIFENPEYEDELQGYINVLLNGENIQHLEGLSTQLKDYDEIAILPPVSGG; from the coding sequence ATGGTCGATGTAAAAGTAAAACTGTTTGCAAATCTTCGTGAATACGCTGGAGTGTCAGAAGTAACTATCAGTGGAGACATAGTATCGGATATATTGAATTCGTTGGGTCAGCAATATCCCCAGTTAAAAGAGCTTATATTTGAAAACCCAGAATATGAAGACGAACTTCAGGGATACATAAATGTATTGTTAAATGGAGAAAATATTCAGCACCTTGAAGGGCTCTCAACCCAGCTTAAGGATTATGATGAAATAGCAATTCTACCTCCTGTTTCCGGGGGCTAA
- a CDS encoding UbiX family flavin prenyltransferase, producing the protein MEIAIGISGASGVHYGIRLVEILSGMDNVFTHLVITESAKKLIGIESEYSVLEIEDMASRAYNEKDFTAPIASGSHRFAGMIVAPCSMKTLGSVANGITDNLLTRSADVCMKERRSLVLMTRETPLNQIHIENMLKATQSGATILPACPGFYSNPQTIEDLLNTMSGRALDLLGIENEVFARWK; encoded by the coding sequence ATAGAAATAGCAATTGGTATTAGTGGTGCATCGGGTGTGCATTATGGCATCCGTCTGGTGGAGATATTGTCTGGTATGGATAATGTATTTACACATCTTGTTATTACAGAATCAGCAAAAAAACTGATTGGTATAGAGTCCGAGTACTCAGTTCTTGAAATAGAGGATATGGCATCCAGAGCTTATAACGAAAAAGATTTTACTGCGCCTATTGCCAGTGGTTCACACCGGTTTGCAGGTATGATTGTAGCACCCTGCAGTATGAAAACCTTGGGTTCAGTTGCAAATGGGATTACTGATAACCTTTTAACTCGGTCAGCGGATGTATGTATGAAAGAAAGGCGTAGTCTGGTACTCATGACCCGTGAAACACCACTAAACCAGATCCATATTGAAAATATGCTAAAAGCAACCCAATCCGGAGCTACAATTCTTCCAGCATGCCCGGGTTTTTACTCAAATCCACAGACAATAGAAGATTTGTTAAATACAATGTCTGGCAGAGCGCTTGATCTTTTAGGTATTGAAAATGAAGTTTTTGCCCGCTGGAAATGA
- the lpdD gene encoding prenylated flavin chaperone LpdD — translation MNTITETAGRAEIVLEWELMGEDYIVTLKGGREHIGAAAVGIYDDNKGISTSSVISLPGHREEGIALEAARKISSCTHRTTVFMAGIHLDDITGEEINKIVEVSDIIVDRFIKYLEENV, via the coding sequence TTGAATACAATTACAGAAACCGCAGGCAGAGCGGAAATTGTTCTTGAATGGGAATTGATGGGTGAAGATTACATAGTAACCCTAAAAGGAGGTCGCGAACATATCGGTGCGGCTGCGGTTGGCATATATGATGATAATAAAGGAATCTCTACATCATCTGTAATTTCATTACCTGGACACCGGGAAGAAGGGATAGCACTTGAGGCTGCAAGAAAAATCAGTTCCTGCACTCACAGAACAACTGTTTTCATGGCGGGCATACATCTTGATGATATTACAGGAGAGGAAATTAACAAAATAGTTGAGGTATCAGATATTATAGTTGATAGGTTTATTAAGTATCTGGAGGAAAACGTTTGA
- a CDS encoding HD domain-containing protein, with the protein MKVIRDPVHGYIELDELSLKLIDTSLMQRLRRIKQLGLSSLVYPGANHTRFEHSLGVMHLATILMNQLDNISDNEKNGLKAAALLHDIGHGPYSHVTEGTVKYYTRKKHDDVRDVLKKEEIANILREHDIDPETVAKHIKGETALGQILNSEIDVDRMDYLVRDAHYTGVTFGLVDYERLIHEMEIFGNKLVVRWGGLKAAESLLLSRFLMYPSVYYHHVSRIAETMYVRAIQNLIERGILSPFELNKMDDGSLFEIVRSDDGYAGELGKRIEERKLFKRALRVGFQSLGVDVLRYRDNVERVEKEIADIAGIDSRYVLIDIPNTPEIEEMKALIRTDSKMQYLDDVSQVVATLEQAHRDNWKMGVYTPKEYRDVVGRVAREFFEVKRPMKQYRLTEY; encoded by the coding sequence ATGAAAGTTATTCGTGACCCAGTACATGGATACATTGAACTGGATGAACTCTCACTGAAACTGATAGATACATCACTCATGCAGCGGTTGAGAAGAATCAAACAGCTGGGTCTATCTTCACTCGTCTATCCGGGTGCAAACCATACTCGTTTTGAACATTCGCTTGGTGTAATGCATCTTGCCACTATCCTGATGAACCAGCTGGATAATATAAGTGACAATGAAAAAAATGGATTAAAAGCTGCAGCACTTTTGCATGATATTGGTCATGGTCCTTATTCTCATGTAACAGAGGGTACGGTTAAATACTACACCAGAAAAAAACATGACGATGTTAGAGATGTTCTCAAAAAAGAAGAAATAGCAAACATTCTGCGAGAGCATGATATCGATCCTGAAACAGTTGCAAAGCATATTAAGGGTGAGACTGCACTTGGACAAATACTTAATAGCGAAATCGATGTCGACCGAATGGATTATCTTGTAAGGGATGCACATTATACAGGAGTGACGTTTGGTCTGGTGGATTATGAGCGCTTAATTCATGAGATGGAAATTTTTGGGAATAAACTGGTGGTCAGGTGGGGAGGTTTAAAAGCTGCTGAATCATTGTTGTTGTCCAGATTTTTGATGTACCCGTCTGTGTATTATCATCATGTCTCAAGAATTGCAGAAACGATGTATGTAAGAGCGATTCAAAACCTTATAGAAAGAGGGATTTTGTCTCCGTTTGAACTGAACAAGATGGATGATGGTAGCCTTTTTGAAATTGTACGTTCTGATGATGGATATGCGGGTGAACTTGGAAAACGTATTGAAGAGAGGAAACTGTTTAAGCGGGCACTTAGAGTAGGTTTCCAGTCACTTGGAGTAGATGTTCTGCGCTACAGGGATAATGTTGAAAGGGTTGAAAAAGAAATTGCAGATATAGCAGGTATAGACAGCAGGTATGTGCTGATTGATATACCAAATACACCTGAAATTGAGGAAATGAAGGCGTTAATTAGGACCGACAGCAAAATGCAGTATCTGGATGATGTATCCCAAGTTGTTGCAACCCTTGAACAGGCACATAGAGATAATTGGAAAATGGGTGTTTATACTCCAAAAGAATACCGTGATGTAGTAGGTAGAGTTGCACGCGAGTTTTTTGAAGTAAAACGACCTATGAAACAATATCGCCTAACTGAGTATTGA
- the cofD gene encoding 2-phospho-L-lactate transferase: protein MIVLSGGTGTPKLLNGLRNIIPEEDITVVVNTGEDIRISGNLISPDVDTVLYLFSDKLDTDKWWGVANDTFTTHETMKTNGYDEGMMLGDIDRATHIMRSEYLRNGDILTQATSKLANNFGIRANILPMSDDTATTIIKTPSGNLHFQDFWIKEKGELDVYDVFIDGISNASISPAVLDAFENEDEVLIGPSNPITSIGPILSLPTMKEILKDKKVVAVSPIIGHEPVSGPIAKLMHANDMEVSSIGVAKCYKEFLNAFIIDKTDHFKETDFKNEGIECYIKYADTLMKSTDISINLAKQIRKIFDEI, encoded by the coding sequence ATGATTGTTCTATCAGGTGGTACTGGAACCCCAAAATTGCTGAACGGATTAAGAAATATTATACCTGAAGAGGACATTACAGTAGTGGTCAACACCGGCGAAGATATAAGAATATCAGGTAATCTGATATCTCCTGATGTGGACACTGTATTGTACCTATTTTCCGATAAACTCGATACTGATAAATGGTGGGGTGTTGCAAATGATACATTTACAACACATGAGACAATGAAAACAAACGGATATGATGAAGGCATGATGCTTGGAGATATCGACCGTGCAACCCATATCATGCGTTCGGAATACCTCCGAAATGGAGATATTCTGACTCAAGCCACATCCAAACTTGCAAATAATTTTGGCATAAGAGCAAATATATTACCCATGTCTGATGACACTGCTACTACAATTATAAAAACACCTTCCGGAAACCTGCATTTTCAGGATTTTTGGATAAAGGAGAAAGGTGAATTAGACGTTTACGATGTTTTTATAGATGGTATATCGAATGCATCTATCTCACCAGCCGTCCTTGATGCCTTTGAAAATGAAGATGAGGTATTAATCGGACCCAGTAATCCGATAACAAGCATTGGACCTATTCTTTCCCTACCGACAATGAAAGAAATACTAAAAGACAAGAAAGTTGTAGCTGTAAGCCCGATAATCGGTCATGAACCTGTTAGCGGTCCAATAGCAAAGCTTATGCATGCTAATGATATGGAAGTATCCTCTATAGGAGTAGCAAAATGTTACAAGGAATTCCTGAACGCTTTTATCATTGATAAAACCGACCATTTCAAAGAAACCGATTTTAAAAATGAAGGTATTGAATGCTATATCAAATATGCCGATACCCTGATGAAGTCCACAGATATAAGCATCAATCTTGCAAAACAAATCAGGAAAATATTTGATGAAATCTGA
- a CDS encoding CDP-alcohol phosphatidyltransferase family protein → MAKSLPFSPNLLTVIGLGISIIAAVMFGTGRVFIGGILILLNGFFDILDGAVARENGWMTPFGGLLDSVCDRYADAIIFIGIIYGAIVGSISDPVLLNIPLWLWCIIALISSYIVSYTRARAEAAGGKGMNIGIAERPERMIILTAGAFVGLLAPAIAVIVILTHITIAQRLLHARNTL, encoded by the coding sequence ATCGCAAAATCCTTACCGTTTTCCCCGAATTTATTAACCGTGATCGGTCTCGGTATAAGTATAATTGCAGCAGTAATGTTTGGTACCGGCAGAGTCTTTATAGGTGGAATACTTATCCTTTTAAACGGTTTCTTTGATATCCTTGATGGTGCAGTTGCAAGAGAGAACGGCTGGATGACACCATTTGGTGGGTTACTGGATTCTGTCTGTGATAGATATGCAGACGCTATAATATTTATAGGCATCATATACGGTGCGATAGTCGGGAGCATATCTGACCCAGTTTTATTAAACATACCACTGTGGTTGTGGTGTATTATAGCACTGATAAGTTCATATATTGTAAGTTATACCCGTGCACGTGCAGAAGCTGCCGGTGGAAAAGGCATGAACATTGGAATTGCTGAACGTCCAGAACGGATGATTATTCTTACCGCCGGTGCATTTGTCGGTTTGCTTGCGCCTGCCATTGCTGTGATTGTCATCCTTACCCATATTACGATAGCACAAAGACTTTTACACGCCAGAAATACACTGTGA
- a CDS encoding shikimate kinase, with the protein MNITIIGMAGAGKSTIGKSMAKKLGYRFIDIDKLVEKKSDKNLQELIDTHGDNALLELEEQTVLELRLNTEDECIISPGGSIVYSDSAMEFLDKYSTIVFLDVSFDVITKRLSNSATRGMVGIKNKSLEDLFRERRKLYNKYANITVKLNKHNRVSETVNKIIKLCFNS; encoded by the coding sequence ATGAATATTACCATCATCGGTATGGCTGGTGCCGGCAAAAGCACTATTGGAAAATCAATGGCGAAAAAACTTGGATATAGATTCATCGATATTGACAAACTGGTTGAAAAAAAATCCGATAAAAATTTACAGGAATTAATAGACACCCATGGAGATAATGCATTACTGGAACTGGAAGAGCAGACCGTACTTGAACTCCGGTTAAATACAGAAGATGAATGTATCATATCTCCCGGTGGCAGTATAGTATATTCCGATTCAGCGATGGAGTTTTTGGACAAGTACTCAACAATTGTATTTCTTGATGTATCGTTTGATGTTATAACAAAAAGGTTATCGAATTCCGCCACCAGAGGTATGGTAGGTATTAAAAACAAAAGTCTTGAGGATTTATTCCGTGAAAGACGAAAACTGTACAACAAATATGCTAATATCACAGTAAAACTAAACAAACATAATAGAGTATCAGAAACAGTGAACAAAATTATAAAACTATGTTTTAACAGTTAA
- the purS gene encoding phosphoribosylformylglycinamidine synthase subunit PurS, with product MQYLADVTVELKSGMLDPEGNTIKRALGHLGYETNDVKTAKKFTIDLDAESFDDARQNVDEMCQKLIANPIIHNYTIDLREA from the coding sequence ATGCAGTACCTTGCAGATGTAACTGTTGAACTTAAATCAGGGATGCTTGACCCAGAGGGTAACACTATCAAAAGGGCACTCGGTCATCTTGGATACGAAACTAATGATGTGAAAACTGCAAAAAAATTCACAATCGACCTTGATGCTGAATCTTTTGATGATGCAAGACAGAACGTAGATGAGATGTGTCAAAAATTGATAGCAAACCCGATTATCCACAACTATACCATTGATTTGAGGGAAGCCTGA
- the purQ gene encoding phosphoribosylformylglycinamidine synthase subunit PurQ, translating to MRIAIIQFGGTNCDRDVLHVLKNVMNVDAELVWFKDKNLDRFDGAVIPGGFSYGDYLRAGAIAARTPIMDSVRKMVSEGKPVIGICNGFQVLTESGLLDGALTTNSYPKFLCEWTHLRVDNTDTPFTSRFEKGDVIQIPIAHKEGYFYADQSAISDLNKNNQVVFRYVDEDGTSDDESNPNGSKENIAGITNSSKNVIGLMPHPERASEKVLGSEDGLKIFQSMVDYIQTLQ from the coding sequence ATGAGAATTGCCATAATCCAGTTCGGTGGTACCAACTGTGACCGTGACGTATTGCATGTATTAAAAAATGTCATGAATGTAGATGCTGAACTTGTATGGTTTAAAGATAAAAACCTTGATCGTTTTGATGGGGCTGTAATTCCGGGAGGATTCTCATACGGTGATTACCTGCGAGCAGGTGCAATAGCAGCAAGAACACCAATAATGGACTCTGTAAGAAAAATGGTATCAGAAGGAAAACCAGTAATCGGTATATGCAATGGATTTCAGGTGCTTACTGAATCCGGTCTTCTGGACGGTGCACTTACTACAAACAGTTATCCAAAATTCCTCTGTGAATGGACTCATCTAAGAGTTGATAATACAGATACGCCGTTTACTTCAAGGTTTGAAAAAGGAGATGTCATCCAGATACCAATAGCCCACAAAGAGGGATACTTCTATGCTGACCAGTCTGCAATATCTGATTTAAACAAAAACAATCAAGTAGTTTTCAGATATGTAGATGAGGACGGTACATCAGATGATGAATCAAATCCAAACGGTTCAAAAGAAAATATTGCCGGTATAACCAACTCAAGCAAAAATGTAATTGGACTTATGCCGCATCCTGAAAGGGCGTCTGAAAAAGTGCTGGGTTCAGAGGATGGTTTAAAAATCTTCCAGTCAATGGTTGATTATATACAAACCCTACAATAA
- the rnhB gene encoding ribonuclease HII, translating to MKVAGIDEAGKGPVIGSMCIAGVVVDEAKINSLKNLGVTDSKKISPRKREELAHKIKKYVDNYFIFEITPSQIDELRNVMSMNDIMVLGFSRVVENLNPELVYVDSADVKPERFAEKIRSEYSKSNKTASENIKIISEHEADVVYSVVSAASIIAKVRRDELVNNLKEEFGVDFGSGYPSDPKTKQFLLDWVKRYGSLPDIVRHSWKTAQKLLDKNDG from the coding sequence ATGAAAGTTGCAGGTATCGATGAGGCTGGCAAGGGTCCTGTTATAGGCTCCATGTGTATTGCAGGTGTAGTGGTTGATGAAGCCAAAATTAATTCTCTAAAAAACCTTGGAGTGACCGATTCCAAAAAAATATCTCCCAGAAAACGGGAAGAACTTGCTCATAAAATCAAAAAATATGTAGATAATTATTTTATCTTTGAAATCACTCCCTCCCAGATAGATGAACTCAGGAATGTAATGAGCATGAATGATATCATGGTTCTTGGTTTTTCAAGGGTTGTGGAAAATTTAAACCCTGAACTGGTTTATGTGGATTCTGCTGATGTCAAACCCGAACGTTTTGCAGAAAAAATACGCAGTGAATATTCAAAAAGCAATAAAACCGCTTCTGAAAATATAAAAATCATTTCTGAACATGAGGCGGATGTTGTATATTCTGTGGTATCGGCGGCTTCAATAATTGCCAAGGTCAGGCGTGATGAGCTGGTAAACAATTTGAAAGAAGAATTTGGTGTTGATTTTGGCAGTGGTTATCCGTCTGACCCGAAAACGAAACAATTTCTTTTAGACTGGGTTAAAAGATATGGATCACTACCAGATATAGTTAGACATAGCTGGAAAACAGCACAAAAATTACTGGACAAAAATGATGGTTAA